Proteins from a genomic interval of Cervus elaphus chromosome 13, mCerEla1.1, whole genome shotgun sequence:
- the SNRPA1 gene encoding U2 small nuclear ribonucleoprotein A' — translation MVKLTAELIEQAAQYTNAVRDRELDLRGYKIPVIENLGATLDQFDAIDFSDNEIRKLDGFPLLRRLKTLLVNNNRICRIGEGLDQALPCLTELILTNNSLVELGDLDPLASLKSLTYLSILRNPVTNKKHYRLYVIYKVPQVRVLDFQKVKLKERQEAEKMFKGKRGAQLAKDIARRSKTFNPGAGLPTDKKKGGPSPGDVEAIKNAIANASTLAEVERLKGLLQSGQIPGRERRAGPTDDGEEEMEEDTVANGS, via the exons ATGGTGAAGCTGACGGCGGAGCTGATCGAGCAGGCGGCGCAGTACACCAACGCGGTGCGGGACCGAGAGCTGGACCTGCGGG GGTATAAAATTCCTGTCATTGAAAATCTCGGTGCCACCTTAGACCAATTTGATGCCATTGATTTTTCTGACAATGAAATCAGGAAACTGGATGGTTTTCCTTTGTTGAGAAGACTGAAAACATTATTAGTGAACAACAATAGAATATG cCGTATAGGTGAGGGGCTTGATCAGGCTCTGCCCTGTCTGACAGAACTCATTCTCACCAATAACAGTCTTGTGGAACTG GGTGATCTGGACCCTCTGGCATCTCTCAAGTCACTGACTTATCTGAG TATCCTAAGGAACCCTGTAACCAATAAGAAGCATTACAGACTCTATGTGATTTATAAAGTTCCACAAGTCAGAGTACTGGATTTCCAGAAAGTGAAACTAAAA GAGCGTCAGGAAGCAGAGAAAATGTTCAAGGGCAAACGGGGTGCACAACTTGCAAAGGATATTGCCAGGAGAAGCAAAAC TTTCAATCCAGGTGCTGGTTTGCCGACTGACAAAAAGAAAGGTGGGCCGTCCCCAGGGGACGTGGAAGCCATCAAG AACGCTATAGCAAATGCGTCAACGTTGGCTGAAGTGGAGCGGCTGAAGGGCTTGCTGCAGTCTGGTCAGATACCTGGCAGAGAACGCAGAGCAG GTCCCACTGATGATGGTGAAGAGGAGATGGAAGAAGACACCGTTGCAAATGGGTCCTGA